Proteins from a genomic interval of Trifolium pratense cultivar HEN17-A07 linkage group LG6, ARS_RC_1.1, whole genome shotgun sequence:
- the LOC123888998 gene encoding L-type lectin-domain containing receptor kinase IX.1-like: MATYHVGLHEIGIIFLLQMIAISVKPLSFNYQQGFKYDNVKLEGDASLMYSYIQLTSTSRYQSNAYSVGRVTSFEPLQLWDKASRKLTDFTTQFSFVIYSNETDFGDGLTFFFADPELPLYYHIKQGGGLGLVDDFHIVHSRYSFLAVEFDTYHNSWDPSGTHVGINFNSMISNITKPWFIDIMSKTAHYDCKIEYNSSTHNLNVSFTGNITYGDIFEPSKSYISYNVDLRDYLPEKVIVGFSAATGYMFEMNKLKSWSFNSSLNIHDENSSPIPTNPSPSPIPNVKISPKIVSRRGTSSIWVELGVGVAIAASFLILGGVCNLIWKRTKGKKEDSIFDMKMDDEFQNGTGPKKFCYHKLASATNNFAEKQKIGQGGFGGVYKGYLKDIDSNVAIKRISRESKQGIKEYATEVKIISQLRHRNLVQLIGWCHKKKDFLLIYEFMQNGSLDSHLYRGKSVLTWQMRYNIAIDLALALLYLHEEWEQCVLHRDIKSSNIMLDDNFNAKLGDFGLARLVDYEKGSQSQTTVIAGTMGYIAPEYFTTGKATKESDIYSFGIVSLELASGRKPVDLNAKEDQMAIFDWVWELYRLGRLLEVVDTKLEGIFDEEQMERLVVIGLWCANPNYSFRPSVRQVIQLLKFEAPLPILSPPTKSTISLVSSASP, translated from the coding sequence ATGGCTACTTACCATGTTGGTCTCCATGAAATTGGAATCATTTTCTTGCTCCAAATGATTGCTATTTCTGTAAAGCCACTTTCATTCAATTACCAACAAGGCTTTAAATATGATAATGTAAAACTAGAAGGAGATGCTTCTTTGATGTATTCATACATCCAACTTACTTCAACCTCAAGGTACCAAAGTAATGCTTACAGTGTTGGCCGAGTCACGTCTTTCGAGCCATTACAACTATGGGACAAGGCCTCAAGAAAACTCACTGATTTCACTACTCAATTTTCCTTTGTAATTTACTCAAATGAAACTGATTTTGGAGATGGATTGACATTTTTCTTTGCAGATCCAGAACTTCCACTTTATTACCATATAAAACAAGGTGGTGGTCTTGGTCTTGTGGATGATTTCCACATAGTTCATTCTAGATATTCATTTCTAGCGGTGGAGTTTGACACTTACCATAATTCTTGGGATCCATCAGGTACTCATGTAGGTATAAATTTCAACTCTATGATATCAAATATAACTAAACCATGGTTCATTGATATTATGAGTAAGACAGCTCATTATGATTGTAAAATTGAGTACAATTCAAGTACTCATAATTTGAATGTTTCTTTTACTGGAAACATAACATATGGTGACATTTTTGAGCCTTCAAAAAGTTACATCTCATACAATGTTGATTTGAGAGATTACTTGCCTGAGAAGGTTATTGTTGGTTTCTCAGCTGCTACAGGATATATGTTTGAGATGAATAAATTAAAGTCATGGTCATTCAATTCAAGTTTAAATATTCATGATGAGAATTCTAGTCCAATTCCAACAAATCCTAGTCCTTCGCCGATTCCAAATGTTAAAATTAGTCCGAAAATAGTTAGCAGAAGAGGTACTAGTAGTATATGGGTAGAGCTAGGAGTCGGTGTAGCTATTGCAGCAAGTTTCCTTATTTTAGGAGGGgtttgtaatttaatttggaAAAGGACTAAAGGGAAAAAAGAAGATTCAATTTTTGACATGAAAATGGATGATGAATTCCAAAATGGCACCGGACCTAAAAAGTTTTGCTATCATAAATTGGCGAGCGCAACAAATAACTTTGCAGAAAAACAAAAGATCGGACAAGGTGGTTTTGGCGGTGTTTATAAAGGCTATTTGAAAGACATAGATTCCAATGTTGCTATAAAACGGATATCAAGAGAGTCGAAACAAGGGATTAAGGAATATGCAACTGAAGTGAAGATCATTAGTCAACTTAGACATAGGAATTTAGTTCAACTAATTGGTTGGTGTCACAAGAAAAAAGACTTTCTCCTTATATATGAATTCATGCAAAATGGTAGTTTAGATTCTCACCTATATCGTGGAAAAAGCGTATTGACATGGCAAATGCGGTACAACATTGCCATAGACTTGGCTCTAGCACTTCTATACCTTCATGAAGAATGGGAACAATGTGTGCTTCATAGAGACATAAAATCCAGCAACATTATGTTGGACGACAATTTCAATGCCAAGCTTGGTGATTTTGGATTGGCTAGGCTTGTGGATTACGAGAAAGGATCGCAATCACAAACCACAGTTATAGCTGGAACCATGGGATACATAGCTCCTGAATATTTCACAACAGGGAAAGCTACAAAAGAATCAGATATATACAGTTTTGGTATTGTTTCATTGGAATTAGCCAGTGGAAGAAAACCAGTTGATCTTAATGCTAAGGAGGATCAAATGGCTATATTTGATTGGGTTTGGGAGCTTTATAGATTAGGAAGGTTGCTTGAAGTAGTAGACACAAAACTCGAGGGTATATTTGACGAAGAACAAATGGAACGTTTGGTGGTTATTGGTCTTTGGTGTGCCAATCCAAATTATTCATTTAGGCCATCTGTAAGACAAGTTATTCAGCTGCTTAAATTTGAAGCTCCTTTACCAATTCTCTCACCTCCAACAAAGAGTACAATTAGTCTTGTTTCTTCTGCCTCTCCGTAG
- the LOC123888999 gene encoding L-type lectin-domain containing receptor kinase IX.1-like, translated as MTICYVSLHAMRIIFLLQMITTSVKPLSFDYQGFKYDDVKPEGDASLLYSYIQLTSTSRYQTNTYSVGRVTCFEPLQLWDKTSRKLTDFTTKFSFVIYSNKTNFGDGLAFFFADPELPLPEHMQEGGGLGLVDKYQIMNSTKYSFLAVEFDTHQNSWDPSGMHVGINFNSMMSIKTKPWSIDISNKTAYYDCKIQYNSSAHNLKVSYTGSIINGKPKKSYLSYNVDLRDYLPEKVIFGFSAATGVVFEMNTLMSWSFNSSLQIHDVKVSSPISTNPSPSPIHNSPKIDSNKYTTIWVGLGVGVGIASIFLILGWFCILMWKKDKGKKEDSIFDLKMDDEFLKGSGPKRFCYNKLVSATNNFEETQKIGQGGFGGVYKGYLKDIDTNVAIKRISRESKQGIKEYATEVKIISQLRHRNLVQLIGWCHMKKDFLLIYEFMQNGSLDSHLYRGKSLLTWPMRYNIAMDLASALLYLHEEWEQCVIHRDIKSSNIMLDYNFNAKLGDFGMARLVDHEKESQSTTIIAGTMGYIAPEYYTTGKATKESDIYSFGIVSLELASGRKPIDLNAKEDQVTIFDWVRELYRLGRFLEVVDTKLEGGFDDEQMERLVVIGLWCANPNYSFRPSARQVIQVLKFEAPLPILQHMMLESIYSPKTMNTIFGPVSSSFVEDDFDVHKVTR; from the coding sequence ATGACTATTTGCTATGTTAGTCTTCATGCAATGAGAATAATTTTCTTGCTACAAATGATTACTACTTCTGTAAAACCACTCTCATTTGATTACCAAGGCTTTAAATATGATGATGTGAAGCCAGAAGGAGATGCTTCTTTGTTATATTCATACATCCAACTTACTTCAACCTCAAGGTACCAAACCAATACTTACAGTGTCGGGCGAGTCACGTGTTTCGAGCCATTACAACTATGGGACAAGACCTCAAGAAAACTCACTGATTTCACTACTAAATTTTCCTTTGTAATTTACTCAAACAAGACTAATTTTGGAGATGGATTAGCATTTTTCTTCGCAGATCCGGAACTTCCACTACCTGAACATATGCAAGAAGGAGGTGGTCTTGGTCTTGTGgataaatatcaaataatgaaTTCTACTAAATATTCATTTCTAGCAGTGGAGTTTGACACTCACCAAAATTCTTGGGATCCATCAGGCATGCATGTAGGTATAAATTTCAACTCTATGATGTCTATAAAAACTAAACCATGGTCGATTGATATTAGTAATAAGACGGCTTATTACGATTGTAAAATTCAGTACAATTCAAGTGCTCATAATTTGAAAGTTTCTTACACTGGTAGCATAATCAATGGTAAGCCAAAAAAAAGTTACCTCTCATATAATGTTGATTTAAGAGATTACCTACCTGAGAAGGTTATTTTTGGCTTCTCAGCTGCTACAGGAGTTGTGTTTGAGATGAATACATTAATGTCATGGTCATTCAATTCAAGTTTACAAATTCATGATGTGAAAGTGTCCTCTCCAATCTCAACAAATCCTAGTCCTTCACCAATTCACAATAGTCCTAAAATAGATAGCAACAAATATACTACTATTTGGGTAGGGCTAGGAGTTGGTGTAGGTATTGCATCAATTTTCCTTATTTTAGGATGGTTTTGTATTTTAATGTGGAAAAAGGATAAAGGGAAAAAAGAAGATTCAATTTTTGATCTAAAAATGGATGATGAATTTCTAAAGGGATCTGGACCTAAAAGGTTTTGCTATAATAAACTAGTGAGTGCAACAAATAACTTTGAAGAAACACAGAAGATAGGACAAGGTGGTTTCGGCGGTGTTTATAAAGGCTATTTAAAAGACATAGATACCAATGTTGCCATAAAGAGGATATCGAGAGAGTCGAAACAAGGGATTAAGGAATATGCAACTGAAGTGAAGATCATTAGTCAACTTAGGCATAGGAATTTAGTTCAATTAATTGGTTGGTGTCACATGAAAAAAGACTTTCTTCTTATATATGAATTCATGCAAAATGGTAGCTTAGATTCTCATCTATACCGCGGAAAAAGCTTATTGACATGGCCTATGAGGTACAACATTGCTATGGACTTGGCTTCGGCATTGTTGTATCTTCACGAAGAATGGGAACAATGTGTAATTCATAGAGACATAAAATCCAGCAACATTATGTTAGACTATAATTTCAATGCTAAACTTGGTGATTTCGGGATGGCTAGGTTGGTGGATCAcgagaaagaatcacaaagtACTACGATAATAGCCGGGACTATGGGGTATATAGCTCCTGAATATTACACAACAGGGAAAGCTACTAAGGAATCTGATATATATAGTTTTGGTATTGTTTCATTGGAGTTAGCTAGTGGAAGAAAACCAATTGATCTTAATGCTAAGGAGGATCAAGTGACAATATTCGATTGGGTTCGAGAGCTTTATCGATTAGGTAGGTTCCTTGAAGTAGTCGACACAAAACTTGAGGGTGGATTCGATGACGAACAAATGGAACGTTTAGTGGTTATTGGTCTTTGGTGTGCAAATCCAAATTATTCATTTAGGCCATCTGCAAGACAAGTGATTCAGGTGCTTAAATTTGAAGCTCCTTTGCCAATTCTACAACATATGATGTTAGAGTCAATATACTCTCCTAAAACAATGAACACAATTTTTGGTccagtttcttcttcttttgtggAGGATGATTTTGATGTACATAAAGTTACTAGATAG